A portion of the Candidatus Ruthia endofausta genome contains these proteins:
- the hemH gene encoding ferrochelatase codes for MKTGILLTNLGTPDTPTKSALRRYLSEFLSDSRVVDPPNKLIWWLVLNVVILNIRPKKSAKIYAKIWDKIGTGSPLLSITKLQLQGVKKTLLKQHENLVFEIGMRYGNPSISSALDKLRAQGCEKIIVLPLYPQYSNTTTLSTLDTINQTLSSWTQKPKIAFIEYYYDNDGYLQSLANSVLEHQTKHGKPDKLMISFHGIPQRYVDNGDVYYDHCIGTARLLAKKLDLDESDYLFSFQSIFGRELWTKPQTKERLEALASNGVAHIQVICPGFSADCLETLEEIECENRDYFIQAGGRQFSYIPALNDRNDHIKMLIDLISIHL; via the coding sequence ACAAAGAGTGCTTTAAGGCGATATTTGTCTGAATTTTTGTCAGACTCTAGAGTGGTCGACCCGCCTAATAAATTAATATGGTGGCTGGTATTAAATGTCGTTATTCTTAATATTAGACCTAAAAAATCAGCCAAAATTTACGCCAAAATTTGGGACAAAATTGGCACTGGTTCTCCATTATTAAGCATCACCAAGTTGCAATTACAAGGCGTTAAAAAAACATTGCTTAAACAGCATGAAAACTTAGTATTTGAAATAGGTATGCGTTATGGAAATCCTTCTATTTCATCAGCTTTGGATAAGTTACGCGCTCAAGGTTGTGAAAAAATCATTGTGCTGCCACTTTATCCTCAATATTCAAACACAACGACACTTTCAACATTAGATACCATTAATCAAACACTGAGCTCTTGGACACAAAAGCCTAAAATAGCCTTCATTGAGTATTATTACGACAATGATGGCTATCTTCAATCTCTCGCTAATTCGGTATTAGAGCATCAAACTAAGCATGGGAAGCCGGATAAATTAATGATTTCATTTCACGGCATTCCTCAACGATACGTCGATAATGGAGATGTATATTATGATCATTGTATTGGCACGGCTAGATTACTTGCTAAAAAGCTAGATTTGGATGAAAGCGACTATTTGTTCAGCTTCCAATCTATTTTCGGACGAGAGCTGTGGACTAAGCCACAAACCAAAGAAAGATTAGAAGCATTGGCCAGTAATGGTGTTGCACATATTCAAGTTATTTGTCCAGGGTTTTCAGCCGATTGTTTGGAAACTCTAGAAGAGATTGAGTGTGAAAACCGTGATTATTTTATTCAAGCTGGCGGTCGTCAGTTTAGCTATATCCCTGCATTGAATGATAGAAATGATCATATAAAGATGCTCATCGATTTAATTTCCATTCATTTATAA